The region AGCGTTTAGTTTTTGCACAAAATATTTCTTTGTTCGTTTACTTGttcacttgttttgttttttcttttacaaaatctTGTATTTCTATTTAACTTTAGAAATGTAAGGTATGTTTTAGATGTCTGGGACAAAGTGCAACACTGAAtaggtttgtgttttatttatttacttatttatttttttcatgttttatctgTTCTAAATATTTTCACTCAGATCTGGGGAAACAATAACACTCTTACGTTACAAGTGATAAAAGCTCTATTAGAGGAAACTGTTATTTACTAATGAATGTCTGGCTGTGTGTGGCCGAGTAGTAAAAAGTGGAAAtagttttaaatgaataaaaaaaaaaatatatatatatatatattataaatataaaaaattaattatgacAATAGCTTGTACAAAACACAATAAtgcttttagtttatttttttttattttatcataactGCTAGAAATAGTAGTATATTTGGTTTGATGTATGTGGTATTTATCAAAATTATATTTGTGTTTCTGTCTGATTTGCTGGGCACCATGTCACctgtatgtattttaaatgttgaaCCGATGGTCTGATGTGTATTTATTGAACAGCCTGATCTGTCTGCGTGTGTGAAAATGCAAATCCCAAAAATACTGGGTGGTTTTTCAGAAGGTACAGGTACTGCAGTTCTGTCATGGTCAAAGTTTTACCTTTGTAAGTTGAATAAATTCTTcttatttgaattaagtaatttcATTTTACTGTTTCAACTCCACGTGTCTTTAGAATAACATGTTTTAGGGTTTATTCCAGCATTTACAAGCATTTGTGGCTACATAAACATGCAAgcaatataaattaaacaatatttggCCAATATAATTTGTGTCTTATACATACTAGCAGTCAAAGACATTTCTATAAACATGAAGTCAAcattaaaatctaaattttacTTGATGCACATACTTAATCTTGTCATTTAGGGTTATGAGTGACGTCTTACTGAAGTGATGATGTGAAATTAAATGGCAATGACAACAATGGTTATGTATACAAAATTACTAAATTCATGTAATGCGCATAAATTTTCCATTTATTATTTACACACATttggcctcattcatgaaacgaGGAGAATAGTTAAACAATTTCTATGTAAACAAGAACAATGGTTTTATGAACAAAACTAGCTCCGCTCATGCtacatgaattaataaatattcaCTTAAAATGCATGTTAGCCAAAAAACTAAAATGCAACgtataaaagtaaaaatgcagaaaaaataataaatatggtaGCCCCAAATTGCTTTTAAACACTCGGGTCAAATTTTCAAATGTCTTTATGTCATTATattagaggaaaaaaataaaaccaagtgcatttatttttaagaaagtaAGCGCTAAATCAGTTTTACAAAGATGTTTGTTAAGCTTTAAATGATAAACTGAAATCCTGCGCTCTACTCAAACTTGTTTAAGGGTAGctaaagtgtccaaatacttagTGCGAACATCACTAGATAGACAATTTAGCGCTTGATATATCATCCACtcaagaaaatgaaataaaaatatatgggtACACATGGGTAACAACATAAACATTGGTTATTTGCTTATAAATGTGTCAATTATGTCATGCATTTTTGATTATTCATCTGAGAGGAACTGGACTTGGTATGATTTGACGTAGCTGCTGTCCCATATGTAGAGATGTTTGTCTCTGGGATTGTATGAGATCATGGACAGAACCCCTCCAGGTGCCCTCAGATCTAGACTGACACTAACCGGCTTCTCTTTCAGGAGGTCGAAAGCATATGTCACCTTTGTGTCTTTTGTATCCGTGATGTAGAGAATCCCGCAGGCGATAAAGGCATTACCGGCCTTGGTCCTGGGATAGGTGGCGTTGATGTATGTGGTGACGGAGAATGTTTTCTCATCCAGTCGGGCCACCATTATGTTGTCATCAATGTTGGCGGCAAATATGATCCACATACCGTTCTCATCTGTTGCCAGTTTGAAATATGTCTTTGAGTTTTCAAGAAAGTAGGACTTATTGTGATAGAAAGCATTTTCAATTGTCAGCGTGTGTAAGATCTTCACCTGGAGGTCAAACCTGGGAATATTGGAGTATTGGAGACAGCATGTGTTACAATTACATAAAGAATTCTACAAATTAAGAAAAGGCTTTCTGCTGTTGTTCCAAAGCTGTGACATTCATTCTTCCATGGAGCACAAAAACTGTGGCAGCCATCTATTCTCAAagattcagccaaaaatgaattgTACAAACTACATTTAAGGCTGAAccatcactaagaaaagtaattaaaagcacacacacacacacacacacacacacacacatatatatatatatatatatatatatatatatatagtttagttgGATGCAGTTATGCAGAATTGaatgttattacaataataaGTGCAGGTAATGTGTGCATAAGATACTAAAATTGTAACTAAAACTTCTACCACAAAGTCTGTCCACAAAGTGTTATTCACCTTACAGTAAACTACAGTAAATTTTAAACGTATAAAATTGTGTTACAGTTTACTTCAAGGTGTCCTTGTTAACAATGTAATTATACAATTACCTACTGAGTAATATtcattaactacatgtacttactatatggttagggtttggcttCCAAGgtgtaacaaagacaccttaaaatagaGTGTTaccataaattattttaaactgtttctatatgacaagttatttatttatgattgatatttttattttatatctcccAATATAGAACTCCCAATCCTTCATATGTTTGGAGTCacatgatgacagtattttcatttttggctcaaTTTCATGACTTATAATGATGGTATTATCAAGGAGATCTGTCTTCAGTCATACTTAGCAATATTAGAAGTTCCAGCGATGTGGTAGAATACTGAGCCATTATGTACAACATGGCCGCAACCTTGGAAAAATTTTCGGACATCAATGGATTCACTGCTGCCGTTCTGGAACGCTGCGATACTGTTGTACTCCTTTATGATACGACCTAAGAAATTTTTGAAAATGGTGAAAATCTTAAAAGCAATATTTCAGGTTCAATACAAATATATGTTCTATAACAGCATTTAGTACCAAAGATTAAACATTTTGATCACATTTAACACTTGCAGATGGAAGTAGAGTttaaatgtaggctatatatGTGCAGAATGATGGTTCTCTCATCAGTACCCGAGAAATGTTCTGCCACCCAGATCTTCTCATTATCGTGAGCAGCAGTGTCCATCATCCATGCTCCAAACGTGCTGCTCATTTTCATCAAATGTCTGGGGTTCTGCACTGACTTTATGACACAGTCTACCAAACACAATCACACAGTTAGAGGTAAAGCTTATAAAAGCTGTAGTTAAATGTAAAACAACTTATAATTTGCTCCTGTTGGTACCGTTTATCTTCCATGATACTATTTTCTGGCTGATGGTGTCATCATTTGGGACTGAATTAAGGTGACCTGAAAAAAAATAACGAAATtacataatgtatattttattacatgttaTGATGTGTGTTACGGGGGAAAGTCGCTATACCCAGTTTTGGacgtccatgtcatgttttgacaCAAAATCAAAGGGGGGTAAAagaaattattgtaaataaaatttgaaatttgattactgaaaatcacattaaaatattttgtaaattcagaATAATTATGCAAGAAGAAATATTATTGTAACTAATGCAAGGTGTCTGTacattaattgtttagtaattctCATGATCATCAATGGCAATTTTCATTCCTGTAATAAGAATAATACTTTTAATGTATTACAGTTTTcacaatttcttatgattttaataaagaaaatagttttctttgattttttttttattatgagaaCGATAATGAGGTAATTTTGAAATATGTACATGCACAATTTAGGATTTTAGCCATTCAACTTGCCTACAGACTCTTTCCCCATGTGGAGATGTGCTCTGTGGCTCCTGTGTCTTAGTGGCCCTTGAGGCCCGGGGGGCCCTGGAGGGCCAGGTGGACCAGGGAGGCCAGGGGGTCCCGTTGGACCAGGTGGACCTGCAGATTAAAGCAAAAGGAATTTGGCCATCACTCTTGTATCATGCCAA is a window of Carassius carassius chromosome 23, fCarCar2.1, whole genome shotgun sequence DNA encoding:
- the gldn gene encoding gliomedin isoform X2, which gives rise to MLDPLAELRRTGGFRQCGGRLSWQVRLILYSVCVLTVINFAGLVLLLVQQRELWAHLTEVERQMVEISQSSVVEFMTQVNEDEAEYQYSRNKRSRQHRGTRPFEEHEGSVGEEVLGDFQYQYQQTHGPVYQHKTEEQEGMMMMMMTYSMVPVKILLDICNSTKGVCLTGPPGPPGIPGLPGVDGMPGYNGTDGISGLPGEPGAHGKRGKRGPQGEKGEPGERGEQGFPGPQGPPGEQGEPSNDVIVEGPPGPTGPPGLPGPPGPPGPPGPQGPLRHRSHRAHLHMGKESVVPNDDTISQKIVSWKINDCVIKSVQNPRHLMKMSSTFGAWMMDTAAHDNEKIWVAEHFSGRIIKEYNSIAAFQNGSSESIDVRKFFQGCGHVVHNGSVFYHIAGTSNIAKFDLQVKILHTLTIENAFYHNKSYFLENSKTYFKLATDENGMWIIFAANIDDNIMVARLDEKTFSVTTYINATYPRTKAGNAFIACGILYITDTKDTKVTYAFDLLKEKPVSVSLDLRAPGGVLSMISYNPRDKHLYIWDSSYVKSYQVQFLSDE
- the gldn gene encoding gliomedin isoform X1 gives rise to the protein MLDPLAELRRTGGFRQCGGRLSWQVRLILYSVCVLTVINFAGLVLLLVQQRELWAHLTEVERQMVEISQSSVVEFMTQVNEDEAEYQYSRNKRSRQHRGTRPFEEHEGSVGEEVLGDFQYQYQQTHGPVYQHKTEEQEGMMMMMMTYSMVPVKILLDICNSTKGVCLTGPPGPPGIPGLPGVDGMPGYNGTDGISGLPGEPGAHGKRGKRGPQGEKGEPGERGEQGFPGPQGPPGEQGEPSNDVIVEGPPGPTGPPGLPGPPGPPGPPGPQGPLRHRSHRAHLHMGKESVGHLNSVPNDDTISQKIVSWKINDCVIKSVQNPRHLMKMSSTFGAWMMDTAAHDNEKIWVAEHFSGRIIKEYNSIAAFQNGSSESIDVRKFFQGCGHVVHNGSVFYHIAGTSNIAKFDLQVKILHTLTIENAFYHNKSYFLENSKTYFKLATDENGMWIIFAANIDDNIMVARLDEKTFSVTTYINATYPRTKAGNAFIACGILYITDTKDTKVTYAFDLLKEKPVSVSLDLRAPGGVLSMISYNPRDKHLYIWDSSYVKSYQVQFLSDE